The Engystomops pustulosus chromosome 4, aEngPut4.maternal, whole genome shotgun sequence genome contains a region encoding:
- the TLNRD1 gene encoding talin rod domain-containing protein 1, whose protein sequence is MASGGSGSARSSLPVGLGPGGSQPRKKLLTICEQCKAKMQLVADLLLLSSEPRPVRTESCSQLGEAFEKCRDTVIARTKGLSILTHDVQSQLNMGRFTEVGESLQEMGDLVVSLVELSAHAAYLAAVEVPGAQSALPGLVDRYKVTRCRHEVEQNCATLRTVPLQDLTPQLLLEVSQNLSTNLKTLTDASVAASEKSRDKFAKEQFKLGVKCMSTSATALLACIKEFKTSPSDLSRNRCALFSGPLVQAVHALVGFATEPQFLGKAAVLNAEGKAVQTAILGGAMSVVSACVLLTQCLRDITQHSDSSSKMTDYKDRLRSSACAVSDGCNLLSQALRERSSPRTLPPVHSNSVKSP, encoded by the coding sequence ATGGCTAGCGGCGGCTCCGGTTCCGCCCGGTCTTCTCTGCCCGTTGGATTGGGCCCCGGTGGCTCCCAGCCCCGCAAGAAGCTACTGACTATCTGCGAGCAGTGCAAGGCCAAGATGCAGCTGGTGGCGGACCTGCTCCTGCTGTCCAGCGAGCCCCGGCCTGTCCGGACCGAGAGCTGCTCCCAGCTGGGGGAGGCCTTCGAGAAGTGCCGGGACACCGTCATCGCCCGGACCAAAGGACTGTCCATCCTGACCCATGATGTCCAGAGCCAGCTCAACATGGGCCGCTTCACCGAGGTGGGCGAGAGCCTGCAGGAAATGGGTGACCTGGTGGTCTCCCTGGTCGAGCTGTCCGCCCATGCGGCGTACCTGGCAGCGGTGGAGGTGCCGGGTGCCCAGTCTGCACTGCCCGGCCTGGTGGACCGCTACAAGGTGACTCGCTGCAGACATGAGGTGGAGCAGAACTGTGCCACCCTCCGGACTGTGCCCCTCCAGGACCTCACCCCCCAGCTGCTGCTGGAGGTCTCCCAGAATTTGTCAACCAACCTCAAAACCCTCACGGATGCCAGTGTGGCCGCCAGCGAGAAGTCCAGGGATAAATTTGCTAAGGAACAGTTCAAACTTGGGGTGAAGTGCATGAGCACCAGCGCCACGGCACTACTGGCCTGCATCAAGGAGTTCAAGACCTCCCCCAGTGACCTCTCCCGAAACCGCTGTGCCCTCTTCAGTGGTCCCCTAGTGCAGGCGGTCCACGCCCTAGTGGGCTTTGCCACAGAGCCTCAATTCCTGGGTAAAGCTGCCGTTCTGAACGCAGAGGGTAAAGCGGTGCAGACTGCCATCTTAGGGGGCGCCATGAGCGTGGTGTCCGCCTGTGTGCTCCTGACCCAATGCCTCAGGGATATAACCCAGCACTCGGACAGCAGCAGCAAGATGACGGATTATAAGGACAGGTTGCGGAGCTCGGCCTGTGCTGTATCTGATGGCTGCAACCTGTTATCTCAGGCCCTGAGAGAGAGGTCGTCTCCTAGGACTCTACCGCCAGTACACTCCAATTCTGTGAAATCGCCCTAA
- the MESD gene encoding LRP chaperone MESD — MAAVSVRRLCVCLLLVLSLTAAAEEKKRKKKDIRDYNDADMARLLEQWEEDDEIEEGDLPEHKRKPAPVDFTKLDPKNPESILQMTKKGKTIMIFATVSGNPTEKETEEITSLWQGSLFNANYDIQRFIVGPNRVIFMLRDGAFAWEVKDFLVGQDRCADVTLEGQVYPGKADDGSAKAKNLSKPEKKKKSDSKQAKSSTETNRASAAKEDL, encoded by the exons ATGGCGGCTGTcagtgtgaggaggctgtgcgTGTGTCTGCTGCTTGTGCTGAGCCTCACGGCGGCTGCAGAGGAGAAGAAGCGGAAGAAGAAGGATATCCGGGATTATAATGACGCGGACATGGCCCGGCTGCTGGAGCAATGGGAG GAAGATGATGAAATTGAAGAAGGTGACCTGCCCGAACACAAGAGAAAACCAGCCCCCGTAGACTTCACAAAACTCGATCCTAAAAATCCAGAGAGCATCTTACAGATGACCAAGAAGGGCAAGACTATAATGATCTTTGCAACCGTATCTGGAAACCCAACAGAGAAGGAGACGGAAGAGATTACAAGCTTGTGGCAGGGCAGCCTGTTCAATGCCAACTATGACATTCAGAG GTTTATTGTGGGACCAAACCGGGTCATCTTTATGCTGCGTGATGGCGCCTTTGCATGGGAGGTGAAGGACTTCCTTGTAGGCCAGGACAGGTGTGCGGATGTCACCCTGGAGGGACAAGTCTACCCGGGCAAGGCAGATGATGGCAGTGCAAAAGCCAAAAACCTGAGCAAAccagagaaaaagaagaaaagtgacAGCAAGCAGGCAAAGTCCTCCACTGAAACAAACCGAGCATCCGCTGCCAAGGAGGATTTATGA